Below is a window of uncultured Cohaesibacter sp. DNA.
TTCCCTCCTGCATTCCGTGGCGCCGTGCCAGATCTTCCGCCGCGACATCCAGTTCATCGATATAATTGTCGTGATAGTGGAAATAGTCGCGGACTTCCTCATAGGGCAAAATGGCCCGAGCCGCCCCTTCGTAGGACTGTGCAGTGAGGGCGTCATCCATTACCATAAGGCGTTCATTGGCGCGCCTGTGTGCCTGATGCAGTGTCAGAAATGCTTGTGTGAGCCAGGGAGAGTTGGACGCAGCCATCTTCAATTCCTGCAAGCCCGGATTGGTGTCGCGAAAAAGAGGTTCAGCCAGAGCTTCCTTCATGTCGGCAAGTACTCTGCTGGTATCGGCCGAGGCGAAATCATTGAGCGAGAGATTGAAATTATGGCTGAGCGAAAGCAGCACCGGCGCGGTCAGGGGGCGTTGGTTATTCTCGATCTGGTTGAGATAAGACGTTGATATGCCAATGCGTTCGGCAAATGTAGCCTGCGTCAGGCCATGGCTTTCGCGCAGAGTTCGCACCTTTGGGCCGACAAATAATTTTTCAGCCATGCCGTTCTCCCGATGTTTGCAAGATTTGCAATTTGCAAAAAAATATTTGCAAAAACATTCGCAAATTTACTCAATAGAATCAAGCCTTTCATTGACAAACTTGTGTATCTCCATTCAAATGCGGTTCAGTCACTGGCCTTTCGGCTAGGAAACGGAGGAAAATCTCAATGAAATCAACCCCTTTGGTATAGGTCCAAAGGGGCGGCGAAAAAGAACTGATGTGACTGAGTAGTCTTTTTCGGGGTAAAGTTGTCAAAATTGGGCAATATTACTCATTCGGAAGCAGGATGTGTTCTAGCAGGGAGGCTGAACCACCAGAATGTTTCCAGACAGGTTTTCCCCTGTATTCATTGGCGAGATGGCTGGTGTCGGCAAAGCGATTCAATTCTCAAAGGACCGACACAAGGGGGAGAGATCATGCTGCTGCTCGACGATATTGGAGGCGAGGTACGTCGCGGATTGGGACATTCAGCCGAACAGGGCTCTGTCACATACCGCACGGTCGTCTTGGCCGAACCGCATCCCATCTTTACAGAATGCCTGCTCAATATGCTCGGCATCAAACGCGAATATACTCCGGTACTGGACTGCGCTGGACTTGAACAGCTCCTCAGTGCAGCACCGGACAGAGAAGACACCTTGCTGGTTCTCAATCTTGACTCAACAAGCAGTCGAGGTTCAGCCGCTCTGAATGATGTCCGCAAATCCTACAAGCATGCGCGACTTGTTCTGATTTGTGATCATACCGACGACGGGCTTGCTCATTATGCCTTGGGCAACGGCGCTGACTGGGTGATCTACAAAACCGCTTCCGTTACCGAACTTCGCTCCATTTCCAAACGCATCAAATCCGGCATTTCCGATGAATATGTCGTTGTGGAGAGCGACGAGGTGCTGGAACGCTCAGGCCTCTATTCAAAGCTCGCCAATCTAACGCCAAAGCAGATGACCATTCTACGTTATTTGCGTGATGGCCTTCTCAACAAGCAGATAGCCTATGAGTTGGGGCTGACCGAAGCCACCGTCAAACACCATATCTCCCTGATCCTGAAGAAGCTTAACTGCTACAGACGGACACAGGCTGTGGCAATTGCAAACCGGATGATGTAATCGCCAGCCCGCTTTCGAGATAGATCGAAGCAATGTGAAGTATATATTCAGATATTTTTCATTGTTTGCCAAAATGGGGTGTGCCTTGTGCGCCCCATTTTTGTTATTTGGGGTGTTTTAAGTGATTTTGATAAAAAATTGAACAATTGCACAAAGTTGGTTCAGTATTACCGCTCTTCTCTATCGAATTTTACGGATCAGATTTACGTTTCTGAAACGCGAATAAGTCGACTATTGATACAAATTCATATTTTTGGGTATCGATATGCGACTTTTTCCAAAACGATTATCGTTAAAAATACCAATTATCTTGGTTTCTTCAATAACCGTGACGGTTGCCGTTCTGGTTTCTCTTGCGATGTGGAAAGGGGAATCTACATCAGTGAAACTGACGGAGACTGCCCTGATGAACGCCGCCAAGGGGCGCGCCAGTACGGTCACTGTCTATATGACCCAACTGGGAAACAAGCTTCAGGACATGGCATCCCACACAACAACGGCCGATGCCGCAACCGAATTGAATGGTGGCTGGGGCGTTCTCAAGGATGATGCCGCACGAACCTTGCGCGAAATTTACGTCGAAAAGAATCCAAACAATAAAGACGAGCGTTTCAAGCTGGCGGCGGGCGAAGACAGCTCGATTTATTATAACAAGATCCATGGCAAGCATCAGGAGCGCGTGCAAGCACTTCTGGCTGGTGATCTGTTCAGTGACATGATCCTCGTCAATAAAGAGGGAAATATCTATTACAGCTATCTTAAGGGTGACGAGTTCGGACGCAATATTGCTGAGCCCGGTGTATTGCCACAAACCCTGCAGGCAGAGCTGTTGCCCATCGTCAAACTGGCCAGTGAAGATCCCAAAGCGAATTTCGAGGGTGAAAATTTCACCGGCTTCATCGAAAGCAATGGCCGCGTAACAGCCTATATGGTGGCGCCTGTCCTCAAATGGGGGAAGATACTGGGTGCTGTTGCATTTGAAGTGAATACCAAGACACTTACAGAAATCATGTCCGACCCGTCAGGCTTGGGCAAGACGGGCTCGATTGAGCTTGTCTCCTCTGATCTCAAGGAGATCAGTCTGGGGCAGGATACGGTGGCCGATCTTCCACCTTCCGTTGCCGCAATCGCTGAGAAGGCGCTCACAGGCAGCGTCTCTTCGGGTGACATTACTGAGAATGGTGAAGAAAACCGGGCGATCGCTGTGCCCATGACGGTGTTGGGCACAAAGTGGGTTGTTATCGCAAGGCAGAGCTATGAAGAGCTTCTGGCTCCGTCCCGTGATCAGGCCAATACCATGTTGCTGGCAGGTGTGATCCTGTTGCTGCTGATGGGCGGTGCAGGCTTTCTCTTCGTGCGTTCTTCCATGGCTCCGTTGCAGAAACTCAATGGCAGCGTCATGGAAATTGCTCAGGGCAATTACGATGTAGATCTGCCCAGCGCCAATCATAAGGACGAGATCGGCGAACTGACCCAGTCTGTTGAAATATTGCGTGATAGCGCTCTGGAGCGTCTGCTTCTTCAGCAGGAGAGCGCGCAAGAACAGGAAAACAGAGAAAGACGCCAGCAACTTGTTGAAGAATTGATCGAAAGCTTCAGGGCGTCCTCTTCGCAGCTCCTGAGCGAAGTTTTCGTCAATATGGACAATATGCAACAAACCGCCGAAGTGCTTTCGGAAATTGCTGAGCAGACAGCGGTTAAGGCAAACAGCTCTGCCTCCGCCTCCGAAGTTGCGTCCGGCAATGTCCAGACGGTTGCTTCCGCTGCAGAAGAACTGGCAACATCCATTCAGGAGATCAAGCGGCAGGTTTCTGAAACAACCGGGGTTGTTTCTCAGGCGACGAAAGCAACCCATCAGACCACGGAAACCATTTCCGGCCTTTCGCAAGCTGCACAGAAAATTGGAGATGTCGTCTCGCTCATTCAGGCCATTGCAGAGCAGACAAACCTGCTGGCGCTCAACGCGACCATCGAAGCGGCGCGCGCTGGCGAACATGGGCGAGGCTTTGCTGTGGTTGCTGCTGAAGTCAAGGAGCTGGCAACCCAGACATCCAAGGCCACAGAAGATATCAGTGGCCAGATTGCGGGGATCCAGTCATCGACGCAGGACGCCGTGCAGGCGATTGAGGACATCGCAGCAACCATGGAAAAGGTCAATCAATATACGGCAACCATCTCTCAGGCTGTAGAAGAGCAGGGCAGCGCCACTTACGAGATCAGTGAGAATGTGGCCCAAGCTGCCAATGGTACTCAACATGTGGCTGGCAATATGTCAGATCTGTCCCACTCCGTATCGGAGACCACACAGTCCGTCGGACAGGTCAAGATCAGCGCGCAGTCTGTCATGGAACAGGCCGAGCAACTCAAAGTGGAAGTGGATCGCTTCCTGCAAAATGTTGCTCAAGCCTGATTTGCTGAAAATTCAAACTGAGAACGGGGCCTTCGTGGCCCCGTTTTTATATTCGGAAAGATTACTTGCGTCTGATTGCTTGGTCAAAACTGTCGCACCCGTATAAAATTTACGATTTTTCGTGCAATTTTGAAATCTCATTTCGCGGATCTGCAATTGTAGATTATTTCGCGCAAAGATTGTCTATTTTATTCTCGGTTTACGAATAAATAAGTTTGTTGCTTGAAAATTTGATCAACTATTCGGAGGTTCAAGGAATAACATGCAGATACTGCCTAAGCGTCTCGCTACCAAAATTCCTGCAATTATGGTTGTTTCGGTAACATTACTTGTTGCTTTATTCGTTGTGGTTGCATCCTGGATGGGGGGAGAAACCTC
It encodes the following:
- a CDS encoding response regulator transcription factor; protein product: MLLLDDIGGEVRRGLGHSAEQGSVTYRTVVLAEPHPIFTECLLNMLGIKREYTPVLDCAGLEQLLSAAPDREDTLLVLNLDSTSSRGSAALNDVRKSYKHARLVLICDHTDDGLAHYALGNGADWVIYKTASVTELRSISKRIKSGISDEYVVVESDEVLERSGLYSKLANLTPKQMTILRYLRDGLLNKQIAYELGLTEATVKHHISLILKKLNCYRRTQAVAIANRMM
- a CDS encoding methyl-accepting chemotaxis protein, whose product is MKLTETALMNAAKGRASTVTVYMTQLGNKLQDMASHTTTADAATELNGGWGVLKDDAARTLREIYVEKNPNNKDERFKLAAGEDSSIYYNKIHGKHQERVQALLAGDLFSDMILVNKEGNIYYSYLKGDEFGRNIAEPGVLPQTLQAELLPIVKLASEDPKANFEGENFTGFIESNGRVTAYMVAPVLKWGKILGAVAFEVNTKTLTEIMSDPSGLGKTGSIELVSSDLKEISLGQDTVADLPPSVAAIAEKALTGSVSSGDITENGEENRAIAVPMTVLGTKWVVIARQSYEELLAPSRDQANTMLLAGVILLLLMGGAGFLFVRSSMAPLQKLNGSVMEIAQGNYDVDLPSANHKDEIGELTQSVEILRDSALERLLLQQESAQEQENRERRQQLVEELIESFRASSSQLLSEVFVNMDNMQQTAEVLSEIAEQTAVKANSSASASEVASGNVQTVASAAEELATSIQEIKRQVSETTGVVSQATKATHQTTETISGLSQAAQKIGDVVSLIQAIAEQTNLLALNATIEAARAGEHGRGFAVVAAEVKELATQTSKATEDISGQIAGIQSSTQDAVQAIEDIAATMEKVNQYTATISQAVEEQGSATYEISENVAQAANGTQHVAGNMSDLSHSVSETTQSVGQVKISAQSVMEQAEQLKVEVDRFLQNVAQA